The proteins below come from a single Cupriavidus pauculus genomic window:
- a CDS encoding acyl-CoA thioesterase/bile acid-CoA:amino acid N-acyltransferase family protein — protein sequence MSGTIHELATGTPVLSVTPADALVDVPREIVVRGFRAGERVALDATLAHPDGSAWQSHAEFNADADGHIDIARVIPIAGDWRIADATAPVWAMQRTQAPVRPQLSEDVNPLEIVLSATGEHGARASATYTLRFLGPGVALRPVREAGLTGTLLTGTLYTPAGDGPHPAVLVLAGSGGGMHEQRAALYAARGYTALALGYFKAPGRPDHIDDTPLEYFESALQWMHATLKPANGFVAVSGVSRGGELVLLLGARFPELVSAVIAYVPSAVVNGTLRAGKPGAPRDATAWTWRGEPLPNVWRGNPDADWSAFDAPAAPGQPVRQAAAFHTVLRNADFVAAARIPVEQIRGPVLLISGTDDGFWPSTLYSEQVERTLREHGARWPVKHVVGTGAGHAIGVPQLPATLIAKPHPVAGLLLDGGGTAEANARASAQSWEAVLAFLADAVTTGKQA from the coding sequence ATGAGCGGAACGATCCACGAACTGGCCACCGGCACGCCCGTGCTTTCGGTCACGCCCGCCGACGCCCTCGTCGATGTGCCCCGCGAGATCGTCGTGCGCGGCTTTCGCGCGGGCGAGCGCGTGGCACTGGACGCCACGCTCGCGCATCCCGATGGCAGCGCATGGCAGAGCCATGCCGAGTTCAACGCCGATGCCGATGGCCATATCGATATCGCGCGCGTCATTCCGATCGCCGGAGACTGGCGCATCGCGGATGCCACCGCCCCGGTCTGGGCCATGCAGCGCACGCAGGCGCCCGTACGGCCTCAACTGAGCGAGGACGTGAACCCGCTGGAGATCGTGCTGTCCGCCACGGGCGAGCACGGCGCGCGGGCATCGGCCACGTACACGCTGCGCTTTCTTGGGCCGGGCGTCGCACTGCGCCCAGTCCGCGAGGCGGGCCTGACCGGCACGCTCCTGACCGGCACGCTCTATACGCCGGCGGGCGACGGCCCGCATCCGGCCGTGCTCGTGCTGGCGGGGTCCGGCGGCGGCATGCACGAGCAGCGCGCGGCCCTCTACGCGGCGCGCGGTTACACGGCGCTTGCGCTCGGATATTTCAAGGCACCGGGACGTCCCGACCATATCGACGACACCCCGCTCGAGTATTTCGAAAGCGCGCTGCAATGGATGCACGCGACGCTGAAGCCGGCCAATGGCTTCGTCGCGGTATCGGGCGTCTCGCGCGGCGGCGAGCTCGTGCTGCTGCTCGGCGCGCGCTTTCCGGAACTCGTCTCGGCGGTCATCGCCTATGTGCCGAGCGCCGTCGTCAACGGCACGTTGCGCGCGGGCAAGCCCGGTGCGCCGCGCGACGCCACGGCATGGACCTGGCGCGGCGAGCCGTTGCCCAATGTCTGGCGCGGCAATCCCGATGCCGACTGGTCGGCATTCGACGCGCCCGCCGCGCCGGGGCAGCCGGTCCGGCAGGCGGCCGCATTCCACACGGTATTGCGGAACGCGGACTTCGTCGCGGCCGCGCGGATTCCGGTCGAACAGATTCGTGGGCCGGTGCTGCTGATCTCCGGCACCGACGACGGTTTCTGGCCGTCCACGCTGTATAGCGAGCAGGTGGAACGCACGCTGCGCGAGCACGGCGCGCGCTGGCCCGTGAAGCATGTGGTCGGCACGGGCGCGGGGCATGCGATCGGGGTGCCGCAACTGCCGGCGACGCTGATTGCCAAGCCCCATCCGGTGGCGGGCCTGCTGCTCGATGGCGGCGGTACGGCGGAAGCGAATGCGCGGGCGAGCGCGCAGTCGTGGGAAGCGGTGCTGGCATTCCTCGCGGATGCCGTGACAACGGGCAAACAGGCATGA
- a CDS encoding 2-hydroxychromene-2-carboxylate isomerase has protein sequence MPEANHAKPAVSAQFCFDFGSPNAYLSHKVLPRIAARTGVPFEYVPVLLGGLFRLTGNRSPAEAFAGIKNKQEYGRLEVRRFVARHGLDAYRPNPHFPVNTLQLMRGAVATRIDDKSDGTFARYVDAIFKAMWEDGKKMDDPAIFAATLGEAGFDPEAFVARIGQADVKQTLIDNTQAAFDRGAFGSPTFFVNDEMWFGKDALPAVEEEILRVKG, from the coding sequence ATGCCCGAGGCAAACCATGCGAAACCCGCGGTGAGCGCCCAGTTCTGTTTCGATTTCGGCAGTCCCAATGCCTATCTGTCGCACAAGGTGCTCCCCCGCATCGCGGCGCGCACGGGCGTTCCGTTCGAGTACGTGCCGGTGCTGCTCGGCGGTCTGTTCCGCCTGACCGGCAACCGCTCGCCCGCGGAAGCGTTCGCGGGCATCAAGAACAAGCAGGAGTACGGCCGGCTGGAAGTCCGCCGCTTTGTTGCGCGCCACGGGCTCGATGCCTACCGCCCGAATCCGCATTTCCCCGTCAATACGCTGCAACTGATGCGCGGCGCGGTGGCCACGCGCATTGACGACAAGTCGGATGGGACCTTCGCGCGCTATGTGGACGCGATCTTCAAGGCGATGTGGGAAGACGGGAAGAAGATGGACGACCCCGCGATCTTCGCGGCCACGCTCGGCGAAGCCGGCTTCGATCCCGAGGCCTTTGTCGCGCGTATCGGTCAGGCCGACGTCAAGCAGACGCTGATCGACAACACGCAGGCCGCGTTCGACCGCGGCGCGTTTGGCTCGCCGACATTCTTCGTCAATGACGAGATGTGGTTCGGCAAGGATGCGCTGCCCGCGGTCGAAGAAGAGATCCTGCGTGTGAAGGGCTGA
- a CDS encoding ABC transporter ATP-binding protein has protein sequence MSPVASPALDARHVGLTYPTRSGETEALKDIDLAIGDGEFVALLGPSGCGKSTLLRLAAGLMPASTGTLHLHGKPIEGPSRRAGVVFQKPNLLPWKTVRDNVLLPARTQRLDLRAAGRRADELLELVGLAQFAKAYPFELSGGMQQRVGIARMLLPDPDLLLMDEPFAALDALSRETLTFALQEIWSVQRKSVLFITHSIPEAVFLADRVLVMSPRPGRIVESLQIDLPRPRTLDTFDTPAFTALTQHLRRHFNASPI, from the coding sequence ATGTCGCCCGTTGCGTCTCCCGCGCTCGACGCGCGGCACGTCGGCCTGACCTACCCCACCCGCAGCGGCGAAACCGAAGCGCTCAAGGACATCGACCTCGCAATCGGCGACGGGGAATTCGTGGCACTGCTCGGTCCGTCGGGCTGCGGCAAGTCCACACTGCTGCGGCTGGCGGCGGGCCTGATGCCGGCCAGCACGGGCACGCTCCACCTGCACGGCAAACCCATCGAGGGACCGAGCCGCCGCGCGGGCGTGGTGTTCCAGAAGCCGAACCTGCTGCCGTGGAAGACCGTACGCGACAACGTGCTGTTGCCCGCGCGCACGCAGCGGCTCGATCTTCGCGCCGCCGGGCGCCGTGCCGACGAACTGCTCGAACTCGTGGGGCTTGCGCAGTTCGCCAAGGCATACCCGTTCGAGCTATCGGGCGGCATGCAACAGCGCGTGGGCATTGCGCGCATGCTGCTGCCCGATCCGGACCTCCTGCTGATGGACGAACCGTTCGCCGCGCTCGATGCGCTCTCGCGAGAGACGCTGACGTTCGCATTGCAGGAAATCTGGAGTGTGCAGCGCAAGTCCGTGCTGTTCATCACGCACAGCATTCCGGAAGCGGTATTCCTGGCCGACCGGGTGCTCGTGATGTCGCCGCGTCCGGGGCGCATCGTGGAATCGCTGCAGATCGACCTGCCCCGCCCGCGGACGCTCGATACCTTCGATACGCCCGCGTTCACGGCGCTGACCCAACACCTGCGGAGACACTTCAATGCCTCGCCGATCTAG
- a CDS encoding ABC transporter permease: MPRRSRLLPAPLYPLISLGVLLLVWHLAVRIWQIPDYLLPPPSAVFDALSAGFASGSLWPHIWATLVNTFSGYAIGCALAIALGALLAESETFERFVYPVLVGLQATPKVALGPIILVWFGFGAASKIVLVALVCFFPLFVNTVNGIRRTDPELLEACRAFSASRWFLLWHVKLPAALGDIFAGLQIGVSLALIGAVVGEFLSAQKGLGYLIASSSVSMSLATMFAGVILLAVTGLTGAEIVRALQRRVVFWQARKQ, encoded by the coding sequence ATGCCTCGCCGATCTAGACTGCTGCCGGCACCGCTCTACCCGCTGATCAGCCTCGGCGTACTGCTCCTCGTCTGGCATCTGGCCGTACGCATCTGGCAGATTCCCGACTACCTGCTGCCGCCGCCATCGGCCGTCTTCGACGCGCTGTCGGCGGGCTTCGCCAGCGGCAGCCTGTGGCCGCATATCTGGGCCACGCTCGTCAATACGTTCAGCGGCTATGCCATCGGCTGTGCACTGGCTATCGCGCTCGGGGCGTTGCTCGCCGAGTCGGAGACGTTCGAACGCTTCGTCTACCCGGTGCTGGTCGGCCTGCAGGCCACGCCGAAGGTCGCGCTCGGACCGATCATCCTGGTCTGGTTCGGCTTCGGGGCCGCGTCGAAGATCGTGCTCGTCGCGCTGGTCTGCTTCTTTCCGCTGTTCGTGAACACGGTCAACGGTATCCGGCGCACCGATCCGGAACTGCTCGAAGCGTGCCGCGCGTTCAGCGCGTCGCGATGGTTCCTGCTATGGCACGTGAAACTGCCGGCCGCGCTCGGCGATATCTTTGCCGGGTTGCAGATCGGCGTGTCGCTCGCATTGATCGGCGCGGTGGTGGGCGAGTTCCTGTCCGCGCAGAAGGGGCTTGGCTATCTGATCGCCTCGTCCTCGGTCAGCATGAGTCTGGCCACGATGTTCGCGGGCGTGATTCTGCTCGCGGTCACGGGACTCACGGGTGCGGAGATCGTGCGCGCGTTGCAGCGACGCGTGGTGTTCTGGCAGGCGCGGAAACAGTAA
- a CDS encoding MATE family efflux transporter, translating to MTEPSPAAAPATAAPRQTARAKRLLNDPILPTLLRLAAPNIVVMLAQAAANFLESYYVGQLGVPALAGAALVVPLVMAMQMLSAGAVGGAISSAIARALGAGRHAEAEALALHATVIGIVFGVVLSVAMLGLGPYIYRALGGRDSTLAAAVTYSNAVFLGTTFLWLLNAFASILRGTGNMLLPAAVVTGGVLVLVVASPVLIFGAGPIPPMGIAGAGLALVCYYAVGFVVLLVALLRGYGGIRLSFAHRLRWSMFAEILGVGIYAAVNSLMINLSVITATAMIGMHGPHALAGFGLGIRLEYLLVPLIFGFGAGMVAMVGMNTGAGQHARARRVAWTGALVAAGLCELIGLAAAIWPAAWLSLFTQDEEAIRMGAAYLRAVAPAYGLFGLGLALYFASQGARRLGWSVIAAVSRVAVIGLLGYLTLTLWHGELGAFFAALVLGLAIFAAVNAVPWVPTPPAPLPDGEGSKPLASAPRR from the coding sequence ATGACTGAGCCATCACCCGCCGCCGCCCCGGCCACCGCCGCGCCCCGCCAGACCGCGCGGGCAAAGCGTCTGCTCAACGATCCGATCCTGCCGACGCTGTTGCGGCTGGCGGCGCCCAATATCGTCGTCATGCTCGCACAGGCGGCCGCGAACTTCCTCGAGAGTTATTACGTCGGTCAACTGGGCGTGCCCGCGCTGGCCGGGGCGGCGCTGGTCGTGCCGCTGGTCATGGCCATGCAGATGCTGTCCGCCGGCGCGGTCGGCGGCGCGATTTCCTCGGCCATCGCCCGGGCGCTGGGGGCCGGGCGGCACGCGGAGGCCGAGGCGCTTGCCCTCCATGCGACGGTGATCGGGATCGTGTTCGGCGTGGTGCTGAGCGTGGCCATGCTGGGACTCGGGCCCTATATCTATCGGGCGCTGGGCGGGCGCGACAGCACGCTGGCGGCGGCGGTCACCTACTCCAACGCGGTGTTTCTGGGCACCACCTTCCTCTGGCTGCTCAATGCGTTCGCGAGCATTCTGCGCGGCACCGGAAACATGCTGCTACCCGCTGCCGTGGTCACCGGTGGCGTGCTGGTCCTCGTGGTGGCATCGCCGGTGCTGATCTTTGGCGCCGGGCCGATTCCGCCGATGGGGATCGCCGGGGCCGGGCTGGCGCTCGTTTGCTATTACGCGGTGGGATTCGTGGTGCTGCTGGTGGCGCTGCTGCGCGGATATGGCGGCATCCGGCTGTCGTTCGCGCATCGGCTGCGGTGGTCGATGTTTGCCGAGATTCTCGGCGTGGGCATCTATGCCGCGGTGAACAGCCTGATGATCAATCTGTCCGTGATCACCGCCACGGCGATGATCGGGATGCACGGGCCGCATGCGCTGGCGGGCTTCGGGCTCGGTATCCGGCTCGAGTATCTGCTGGTGCCGCTGATCTTTGGCTTCGGGGCCGGGATGGTGGCGATGGTCGGCATGAACACGGGCGCCGGGCAGCATGCGCGGGCGCGGCGGGTGGCATGGACGGGCGCGTTGGTCGCCGCCGGGTTGTGCGAGCTGATCGGCCTTGCCGCGGCGATCTGGCCGGCGGCATGGCTCTCGCTCTTCACGCAGGACGAGGAGGCGATCCGGATGGGCGCGGCGTATCTGCGGGCGGTGGCGCCCGCGTATGGGCTCTTCGGGCTTGGGCTGGCGTTGTATTTCGCTTCGCAGGGCGCGCGGCGACTGGGATGGTCGGTCATCGCGGCCGTGTCGCGGGTGGCGGTGATCGGGTTGCTCGGGTATTTGACGCTGACGCTATGGCATGGCGAGCTCGGGGCGTTTTTCGCGGCGCTGGTGTTGGGGCTCGCGATCTTTGCCGCGGTGAACGCGGTGCCCTGGGTGCCGACTCCGCCGGCCCCTCTCCCTGACGGAGAGGGGAGCAAGCCGCTGGCCAGCGCCCCGAGGCGCTGA